In the genome of Geotrypetes seraphini chromosome 14, aGeoSer1.1, whole genome shotgun sequence, one region contains:
- the P2RX3 gene encoding P2X purinoceptor 3, with translation MTCIADFFTYETTKSVVVKSWTIGVINRAVQLLIITYFVGWVFIHEKAYQIRDTAIESSVVTKVKGLGMYSNRVMDVADYVTPPQGSSVFVILTKLILTENQVQGFCPEMEDKYSCKNDSQCTGRSRNTGNGYLTGRCVNYTYRTCEIQGWCPTEIDTVKVPIMYEAENFTIFIKNSIRFPLFNFEKGNLLSNLTSDHIKKCHYDPTTSPHCPIFRVGDVVRLAGQNFTKIAEKGGVIGIKIGWGCDLDRSWDYCIPTYTFTRLDSISEKNNVSPGYNFRYAKYYKHENGSEYRTLLKAYGIRIDVLVYGNAGKFNIIPTLINCVAAFTSVGVGTVLCDIILLNFLKGADQYKAKKFEEISEVNLPSDRSASTEMFKSTQTLSGGRIDEKQSTDSGAFSIGH, from the exons GTGGGTTTTCATCCATGAGAAGGCTTACCAGATACGAGATACTGCCATCGAGTCTTCTGTGGTGACCAAGGTGAAAGGGCTTGGCATGTATAGCAATCGAGTGATGGATGTTGCTGATTACGTCACACCACCTCAG GGATCATCAGTATTTGTCATCCTCACAAAATTAATATTGACAGAGAACCAAGTGCAAGGATTCTGTCCTGAG ATGGAAGACAAGTACAGCTGTAAAAATGACAGTCAGTGCACAGGGCGATCCCGAAACACAGGAAATG GGTACTTGACTGGACGCTGTGTGAATTATACATACCGCACCTGCGAGATCCAGGGCTGGTGTCCCACCGAGATCGACACTGTGAAGGT ACCTATAATGTATGAAGCTGAAAACTTCACCATTTTTATCAAAAATAGCATTAGATTCCCGCTCTTCAACTTTGAGAA GGGTAACTTGCTTTCCAATCTCACTTCGGATCACATCAAGAAGTGTCACTATGACCCTACCACTAGCCCTCATTGCCCTATATTTCGTGTGGGTGACGTGGTCAGACTGGCTGGACAGAATTTTACCAAAATTGCAGAAAAG GGAGGAGTTATCGGGATTAAAATTGGATGGGGCTGTGACCTTGACCGGTCCTGGGATTATTGTATCCCAACATATACTTTCACTCGCCTagacagtatttcagaaaaaaataatgtgtCTCCAGGATACAATTTCAG aTATGCAAAATATTACAAGCATGAGAATGGCTCAGAGTACCGCACATTGCTCAAAGCCTATGGGATCCGCATTGATGTGCTGGTGTATGGAAAT GCTGGAAAATTTAACATCATCCCAACTTTGATCAACTGTGTTGCAGCTTTTACATCAGTGGGCGTG GGGACTGTCCTATGTGACATTATTCTTCTGAACTTCCTGAAAGGAGCTGACCAGTACAAGGCCAAGAAGTTTGAAGAG ATTTCCGAGGTTAACCTGCCTTCAGACAGATCTGCAAGCACCGAGATGTTCAAAAGCACCCAGACGTTATCTGGTGGTCGGATTGACGAGAAGCAGTCCACCGACTCAGGAGCTTTTTCTATTGGGCACTAA